One stretch of Ipomoea triloba cultivar NCNSP0323 chromosome 8, ASM357664v1 DNA includes these proteins:
- the LOC116027541 gene encoding acanthoscurrin-2-like: MLMHTPCTKPPEDGGGGDGPGPSAGDPGAAEGPVGAGGESIDGPGLMLALGGVAAVGAIGGGAIGGAAMGAAGVIGGAAIGATVIGGGAVAIGGAAFGAAGVIFGGDAATDGGIVTPPPPGGDAMGD, translated from the coding sequence ATGCTCATGCACACGCCATGCACAAAACCGCCGGAGGACGGTGGCGGCGGCGATGGTCCTGGTCCTTCAGCCGGCGACCCCGGCGCCGCTGAAGGTCCCGTGGGCGCCGGCGGCGAGTCCATAGATGGACCTGGGCTCATGCTGGCACTTGGTGGAGTCGCCGCCGTGGGTGCCATCGGCGGCGGCGCCATCGGAGGAGCCGCAATGGGCGCCGCCGGTGTCATCGGAGGAGCCGCCATCGGCGCGACAGTCATCGGCGGTGGAGCCGTCGCCATCGGAGGAGCCGCCTTCGGTGCCGCCGGGGTCATCTTCGGAGGGGACGCCGCCACCGACGGCGGCATTGTGACGCCGCCGCCGCCAGGCGGCGACGCCATGGGGGATTGA